The following coding sequences are from one Bacillus carboniphilus window:
- a CDS encoding TetR/AcrR family transcriptional regulator, with translation MANKREVHASVKDEKLVKVRRDQMIKGAVSLFKEKGFHRTTTREIAKASGFSIGTLYEYIETKEDVLYLVCDSIYEEVKERLQESIDPKLGTIEGLKAAVEAYFRVMADMQDEVLVMYQEAKSLSKDALPYVLNKELQMVHMFEEILQGCVEKKELTMTESEIQLCAHNIFVQGQMWGFRRWALKSRFSLDEYIQMQTKFVLEGITNK, from the coding sequence GTGGCCAATAAGCGTGAGGTGCATGCCTCCGTTAAAGATGAAAAGCTAGTAAAGGTCCGACGAGACCAAATGATTAAAGGGGCAGTCTCTTTGTTTAAAGAAAAGGGATTCCACCGCACAACAACAAGAGAAATTGCAAAGGCATCTGGTTTCAGCATCGGGACCCTTTATGAATATATCGAAACAAAAGAAGACGTTCTTTATTTAGTCTGTGACAGCATTTATGAGGAAGTAAAAGAACGCCTCCAAGAATCCATTGATCCTAAACTCGGAACAATTGAAGGTCTAAAGGCGGCGGTTGAAGCCTATTTTCGAGTCATGGCAGACATGCAGGATGAGGTACTAGTCATGTACCAAGAGGCTAAGTCGTTATCCAAAGATGCCTTGCCCTACGTATTAAACAAAGAACTTCAAATGGTCCACATGTTCGAAGAAATCCTTCAAGGCTGTGTGGAGAAAAAAGAGTTAACGATGACTGAATCTGAAATTCAGTTATGTGCGCATAACATCTTCGTCCAGGGTCAAATGTGGGGCTTCAGGCGCTGGGCATTGAAGTCTAGGTTTTCTTTAGATGAATACATTCAAATGCAGACCAAGTTTGTGTTAGAAGGTATTACTAATAAATAA
- a CDS encoding acyl-CoA dehydrogenase, whose translation MNFKLSEEHEMIRKMVRDFAQNEVAPTAAERDEEERFDREIFDKMAELGLTGIPWPEEYGGIGSDYLAYCIAVEELSRVCASTGVTLSAHTSLAGWPIYKFGSEEQKHKYLKPMAQGTSIGAYGLTEPGSGSDAGGMRTTAKKDGDHYILNGSKIFITNGGIADIYVVFALTDPESKQKGTTAFIVEKDFPGFSVGKKEKKLGIRSSPTTEIIFEDCKVPVENRLGEEGEGFKIAMMTLDGGRNGIAAQAVGIAQGALDASIAYAKDRHQFGKPIAAQQGISFKLADMATSIEASRLLTYQAAWLESNNLPYGKESAMSKLYAGDTAMKVTTEAVQVFGGYGYTKEYPVERFMRDAKITQIYEGTQEIQRLVISRMITKD comes from the coding sequence ATGAACTTTAAACTATCAGAAGAACATGAAATGATTCGCAAAATGGTTCGCGACTTTGCTCAAAATGAGGTAGCTCCAACTGCTGCTGAAAGAGATGAAGAAGAGCGATTTGACCGTGAAATTTTCGATAAAATGGCAGAACTAGGCTTAACAGGTATTCCATGGCCAGAAGAATACGGTGGAATCGGAAGCGATTATTTAGCCTATTGTATTGCTGTTGAAGAGCTATCAAGAGTGTGTGCTTCTACAGGGGTAACGTTATCTGCCCATACATCCTTAGCAGGTTGGCCTATTTACAAATTCGGTTCAGAAGAGCAAAAGCATAAGTATTTAAAACCAATGGCACAAGGAACTAGTATTGGTGCATATGGATTAACAGAACCAGGTTCAGGCTCAGATGCTGGTGGAATGAGAACGACGGCTAAAAAAGATGGAGATCACTACATCTTAAATGGGTCTAAAATTTTCATTACAAACGGTGGCATTGCGGATATCTATGTTGTTTTTGCTTTAACAGACCCAGAAAGTAAGCAAAAAGGCACAACAGCTTTCATCGTAGAAAAAGACTTCCCAGGTTTCAGTGTTGGAAAGAAAGAGAAAAAGCTAGGAATTCGTTCTTCTCCAACGACTGAAATTATCTTTGAAGATTGTAAGGTTCCAGTCGAGAACCGTTTGGGAGAAGAGGGAGAAGGCTTTAAAATTGCGATGATGACGTTAGACGGTGGTCGTAATGGTATTGCCGCTCAAGCAGTCGGTATTGCACAAGGAGCTTTAGATGCATCCATCGCTTATGCAAAAGACAGACATCAATTCGGAAAACCAATTGCCGCTCAACAAGGTATCTCTTTCAAACTTGCAGATATGGCAACAAGTATTGAGGCATCTAGACTTTTAACATATCAAGCTGCTTGGCTAGAATCGAATAACTTACCGTACGGAAAAGAATCAGCTATGTCGAAGCTGTATGCTGGAGATACAGCAATGAAGGTGACGACAGAAGCTGTTCAAGTCTTTGGTGGCTACGGATATACGAAAGAATATCCAGTGGAGAGATTTATGCGTGATGCGAAAATTACTCAAATCTATGAGGGAACACAGGAAATTCAACGCCTTGTGATCTCCCGTATGATTACAAAAGACTAA
- a CDS encoding acyl-CoA dehydrogenase: MKLQFTEEQQMMRKMVQDFAREEIGPFVERMEKGEFPRPILDKMGELGLMGIPVPEKYGGSEMDFTSYIIAIHELSKISATVGVILSVHTSVGTNPILYFGTEEQKQKYISKLATGEYLGAFCLTEPGAGSDAGGLKTKAVLNGDHYVLNGTKVFITNGGEADTYIVFATTNPELGSKGITAFIVDKDTQGLVVGKDEKKMGLHGSRTVQLTFEDMKVPVENRLGEEGEGFKVAMANLDVGRIGIAAQALGIAESAYEKAVAYSKERHQFGKPISAQQGVGFKLADMATAIEASKLLIYRAADLRSKGIPCGMEASMAKLFASKTAMDVTTEAIQVFGGYGYTEEYDVERYFRDAKITEIYEGTSEIQRIVISKQLLS, translated from the coding sequence ATGAAGCTGCAATTTACGGAAGAGCAACAAATGATGAGAAAGATGGTCCAGGACTTTGCTCGAGAAGAGATTGGTCCGTTTGTAGAACGCATGGAAAAAGGGGAATTTCCTAGGCCGATTCTCGATAAAATGGGCGAACTTGGACTGATGGGGATTCCAGTACCAGAGAAATATGGTGGTTCTGAAATGGATTTTACATCCTACATTATTGCTATTCATGAACTCTCTAAGATTAGTGCTACTGTAGGGGTGATTCTATCTGTTCATACATCCGTTGGTACCAATCCTATTCTATACTTTGGAACAGAAGAGCAAAAACAAAAATATATATCGAAATTAGCGACAGGTGAATATCTAGGTGCGTTCTGTTTAACGGAGCCCGGTGCCGGTTCAGATGCTGGCGGTTTAAAAACAAAGGCAGTTCTGAACGGAGATCATTATGTCTTAAATGGTACAAAAGTTTTTATCACGAACGGCGGAGAAGCTGACACATATATCGTGTTTGCTACGACGAATCCTGAACTAGGATCAAAAGGGATCACGGCTTTCATCGTGGATAAAGATACGCAAGGGCTTGTCGTGGGTAAAGACGAAAAGAAAATGGGACTTCATGGGTCTAGAACCGTTCAATTAACGTTTGAAGATATGAAGGTGCCCGTCGAAAATCGCCTAGGTGAAGAAGGAGAAGGCTTCAAAGTCGCGATGGCCAACCTCGATGTTGGGAGAATTGGGATTGCAGCTCAGGCTCTTGGAATCGCAGAATCAGCTTATGAAAAGGCTGTAGCATATTCGAAGGAACGTCATCAATTTGGAAAGCCTATTTCAGCCCAGCAAGGTGTCGGGTTTAAGCTAGCCGATATGGCAACCGCAATCGAAGCATCGAAGCTACTAATCTATCGGGCGGCTGATCTCCGTTCAAAAGGAATTCCATGTGGAATGGAAGCTTCAATGGCAAAGCTTTTTGCTTCAAAAACAGCAATGGATGTTACAACAGAGGCAATCCAAGTCTTTGGTGGCTACGGATATACAGAAGAGTACGACGTTGAGCGATATTTTAGAGATGCAAAAATCACAGAAATTTATGAAGGTACATCTGAAATACAAAGAATTGTCATAAGTAAACAGCTCTTGAGTTAA
- a CDS encoding 3-hydroxybutyryl-CoA dehydrogenase, with amino-acid sequence MSVQKVMVIGAGQMGSGIAQVFAQSGYDVILNDLKAEFVERGLGVITKNLTRQVDKGRMTEDEKNAVLSKLTPSTTLEDAKQVDLVVEAAVENMAIKTDIFKKLDEFAPEHAILASNTSSLPITEIAAATKRPEKVIGMHFMNPVPVMKLVEIIRGLATKDEVYQTIEDITKTLQKVPVEVNDFPGFVSNRVLMPMINEAIYTLYEGVATKEAIDEVMKLGMNHPMGPLTLADFIGLDTCLYIMETLHEGFGDDKYRPCPLLRKYVKAGWLGKKTGRGFYTYEQ; translated from the coding sequence ATGAGTGTACAAAAAGTCATGGTAATTGGTGCAGGACAAATGGGGTCAGGGATTGCTCAAGTGTTCGCCCAATCAGGATATGATGTTATTTTAAATGATCTTAAAGCTGAATTTGTAGAACGCGGATTAGGGGTTATTACTAAAAACCTCACTCGCCAAGTGGATAAAGGGAGAATGACAGAGGACGAAAAAAATGCGGTCCTATCGAAGCTTACCCCGTCAACGACACTTGAAGATGCGAAACAAGTAGATTTAGTTGTTGAAGCTGCCGTAGAAAACATGGCAATTAAAACAGATATCTTCAAAAAACTAGATGAATTTGCACCGGAGCATGCAATCCTTGCTAGTAATACCTCTTCTCTACCGATTACAGAAATCGCTGCGGCAACGAAACGCCCTGAAAAAGTAATTGGTATGCATTTTATGAATCCAGTGCCGGTTATGAAACTGGTTGAAATCATCCGTGGCCTTGCTACAAAGGATGAAGTATATCAAACCATTGAAGACATTACGAAAACACTTCAAAAAGTACCGGTAGAAGTAAATGACTTCCCAGGCTTTGTGTCTAACCGAGTTCTCATGCCAATGATTAACGAAGCCATTTACACGTTGTATGAAGGGGTAGCGACGAAGGAAGCCATTGATGAAGTTATGAAGCTAGGAATGAACCATCCGATGGGACCGCTAACTCTAGCAGACTTTATTGGACTCGATACATGTCTATACATCATGGAAACCCTACACGAAGGCTTCGGTGACGATAAATACCGTCCATGTCCCTTGCTTAGAAAGTATGTAAAAGCGGGATGGCTAGGGAAGAAGACTGGAAGAGGTTTTTACACGTACGAACAGTAA
- a CDS encoding acetyl-CoA C-acetyltransferase, producing MRTVILDGARTPIGKFGGGLSSLTASQLGGIAIKEALNRSGVKPEEVGEVIMGSVLQGGQGQLPSRQASRNAGLPWEVKTELINKVCASGMRSVTLGDQFIRLGEEEVIVAGGMESMSQSPYIMPKARFGFRMGDAAVKDLMLHDGLTCSFTGGHMGTYGNGTAEEFNLSREDQDRWALRSHERAVASKSVLEEEIVPVEIPQKRGAVLTVAQDESPRADTSYDKLAKLNPVFGADGTITAGNAPGVNDGAAALVLMSEERASKEGRTPLAYIVGHTALAIEAKDFPKTPGLVINKLLEKTGKSVDEIDLFEINEAFAAVTLASKQIAGLDEEKINVNGGAVALGHPIGASGTRIILTLAYELKRRGGGIGIAAICSGGGQGDAIMIEVPKAK from the coding sequence ATGAGAACAGTTATTTTGGATGGGGCAAGAACGCCGATTGGTAAATTTGGTGGTGGGCTAAGTTCTTTGACAGCCTCACAGCTCGGTGGAATTGCGATTAAAGAAGCACTCAATCGCAGTGGTGTAAAGCCAGAAGAAGTCGGAGAAGTCATCATGGGTTCAGTACTACAAGGGGGCCAAGGCCAGCTTCCGTCACGCCAAGCATCTCGAAACGCGGGACTACCTTGGGAAGTAAAAACTGAGCTCATTAACAAAGTGTGTGCTTCCGGAATGAGAAGTGTCACGCTAGGAGACCAATTCATTCGTTTAGGCGAAGAAGAGGTAATTGTGGCGGGTGGAATGGAATCGATGAGCCAATCTCCGTACATCATGCCAAAAGCACGTTTCGGTTTTAGAATGGGCGATGCAGCGGTAAAAGATTTAATGCTTCATGATGGACTTACATGTAGTTTTACAGGTGGTCATATGGGTACGTACGGTAACGGCACAGCAGAGGAGTTTAATTTATCAAGAGAAGACCAAGATCGCTGGGCACTAAGAAGCCATGAGCGTGCCGTTGCTTCTAAGAGTGTTCTTGAAGAAGAAATTGTTCCCGTTGAAATCCCTCAAAAACGTGGTGCTGTTTTAACAGTAGCACAAGATGAATCGCCAAGAGCGGATACGTCATATGACAAACTAGCCAAATTAAATCCTGTCTTTGGTGCGGATGGAACGATTACAGCTGGGAACGCACCAGGTGTAAACGATGGTGCTGCAGCTCTTGTGTTAATGAGTGAAGAACGTGCTTCAAAAGAAGGTCGTACACCACTTGCTTATATCGTAGGTCATACAGCGCTAGCCATTGAAGCAAAGGACTTCCCTAAAACACCGGGCCTTGTCATTAACAAGCTTCTTGAAAAAACAGGGAAGAGTGTCGATGAAATTGATTTGTTTGAAATAAACGAGGCATTTGCTGCTGTAACACTCGCAAGTAAACAAATTGCCGGTTTAGATGAAGAGAAAATCAATGTGAATGGTGGTGCGGTTGCCCTTGGCCACCCAATCGGAGCGAGCGGGACGAGAATCATTTTAACCCTTGCTTATGAGTTGAAGAGACGTGGTGGTGGAATTGGTATCGCAGCTATTTGTAGTGGAGGCGGTCAAGGGGATGCCATTATGATTGAGGTTCCGAAGGCGAAGTAA